The DNA region CCATAAGGGGCAACAATGTTCTTTTCGTATAAAGCCAATGCCTCTTTATCAAAGCCTAATTTAGACAGGTCTAAACATAAACTTTTCGGGTCAAGAATACGGAGAACTACCTTTTCCCCATGCACCGTGGGGATAATCGAGACTCTTAAATCTGCCTCTCGATTGGAGATAATCACTTTGGCTCGACCGTCCTGGGGTAATCTTTTTTCCGCAATGTCTAAATTAGCAATAATTTTTATTCTTGAAACAAGCGATGGGTGGAGAGTTTTAGGTGGGGAGGGCATCTCGTATAAAATGCCATCAATCCTGTATCGCAATCTAACATCTTTTTGATAAGGTTCTAAGTGAATATCCGATGCCCCAGCATTTATCGCTTCACTTAAAATATAATTAACTAATCTGATAATTGGTGCTTCGTCTCCTTTTCCCATTTGAGAAATATCAATGGCGGCTTCCTCGGTCATCGGTCTCAAAACCTCAAATGTCTTCTCATCAATCCCTTTCATAATCTCGTCAATAGACCGCTCTTTTTTTCCATAGCATTTTTCAATGACATCTTTAATTTCATTTTCGGATGCAACCACGGGTTTTATATTACACTTAGTTGCCCTTTTAATATCATCTAAGGCAAATACATCTAATGGGTCTGCCATAGCCACGATTAAGGTATTATCTTCTTTGGAGATAGGGATAGCCAGGTGGCGTCTGACAATACTCTCTAAAACCTCTCGTCTCACATCTAAAGAAAAAGGAGATATTTCTGCTTCAGCTAAATTTACATGCTCCATTCCTAACTGGTTGGCTAAGAAATCCATAATAATGCCTTCTGTGGTAAACCCCAATTTAACCAAAATTTTACCCAGTCTTTCTCGACTTCTCTTTTTTTCAGCCAGGGCAATATCAAGTTGTTCCCGGGTAATAATCCCTGCCTCTACTAATAGTTCACCTAATCTAACTTTTTCTGCCATTTTAATCACCTCATTAGATTTGCTAATTCGTCAGCAATTACCATTTAATCAGTTAATTTCGTAGTAACCGTTCAGGCTATATATCAAAAGTGTAAGAAAGGGGATAAGGAGATAAGAGTGATATGGAGATAAGATAATAGAATATAGATTGAAATTTATAGAAATAGGTAGAAATTGATTGTGGAAAACAACAAATTTCCATAAATTTCTATTAGTTTCTATTAATTTCAATTTTTTTAATAATATCTCCCTATCTCCTTAATCTCCACATCTCCTTTTGTTACACCACCTGAACGCTTACATTTCGTAAATCCCTAAATGATATAAATCCTGAACCGTAACATCAGGGTAATGGATTAATTACTTCCTTATAGGTTTCTGGTCGGCGATTAGCATAGAATGTCCAGATATTTCGTGTCTCTTTTATTAAATCCAGGTCTATGTCGGCGATTAATATCTCATCTTTTTCTCCTGCCTCGGCGATTATCTCACCATTTGGGTCGATAACAATACTGCCGCCGTGAAATTTTTGTCCCTCTTCATCACCAACTCGATTAGCCCTTGCTACAAAAAGATTATTAGCAATCGCATTAGCACATAATACCTTTCGCCATTTTGCCTGGAAGGCAAAGCTACAGGCAGTGGGAGCAAATATAATTTGTGCCCCTTTTAATCCTAATATTCGACTACCCTCCGGGAAAAAATTATCCCAGCACATCTGGATACCAATTGTCGCAAATTTTGTTTTAAACACAGGATAACCCAGGTTCCCTAATGTAAAATAAAATCTTTCTTCCCACAGTGGTAGATGAGGAATGTGATTTTTTCGATATTTACCGAGTATTTTTCCATTGGCATCTATTACCACCGCGGTATTAAAATATATTCCTTCCTCCGCTTTTTCAAACATTGGCAAAATCAGGACTATTTTTTCTTTTTTGGCGACTTCGCCCATTACTTTAGTCATCTCGCCTGGAATTTCTTCCGCTAATGCAAAGTTTGAAACATCAATATTTTTCGGAAACCAATGAAGATTAAATATCTCCTGGAAACAGATAATATTTGCTCCTTTTGAGGAAAGATTTTGAGTAATCTCAATTGCTTTAGATAGATTTTCTTTCCTATCCTTAGTGCAGGTCATTTGAACCAATCCAACGG from bacterium includes:
- a CDS encoding nitrilase-related carbon-nitrogen hydrolase, with the translated sequence MGKDKQTGGSKKVVTVGLVQMTCTKDRKENLSKAIEITQNLSSKGANIICFQEIFNLHWFPKNIDVSNFALAEEIPGEMTKVMGEVAKKEKIVLILPMFEKAEEGIYFNTAVVIDANGKILGKYRKNHIPHLPLWEERFYFTLGNLGYPVFKTKFATIGIQMCWDNFFPEGSRILGLKGAQIIFAPTACSFAFQAKWRKVLCANAIANNLFVARANRVGDEEGQKFHGGSIVIDPNGEIIAEAGEKDEILIADIDLDLIKETRNIWTFYANRRPETYKEVINPLP
- a CDS encoding ATPase, T2SS/T4P/T4SS family, which codes for MAEKVRLGELLVEAGIITREQLDIALAEKKRSRERLGKILVKLGFTTEGIIMDFLANQLGMEHVNLAEAEISPFSLDVRREVLESIVRRHLAIPISKEDNTLIVAMADPLDVFALDDIKRATKCNIKPVVASENEIKDVIEKCYGKKERSIDEIMKGIDEKTFEVLRPMTEEAAIDISQMGKGDEAPIIRLVNYILSEAINAGASDIHLEPYQKDVRLRYRIDGILYEMPSPPKTLHPSLVSRIKIIANLDIAEKRLPQDGRAKVIISNREADLRVSIIPTVHGEKVVLRILDPKSLCLDLSKLGFDKEALALYEKNIVAPYGIILITGPTGSGKSTTLYSTLRTINATDKNIITIEDPVEYVLRGINQVQVKPEIGLDFSDGLRSFMRQDPDIILVGEVRDRETSEVAINAALTGHLVFSTLHTNDAPGAITRLLNMGIEPFLITSTVILSLSQRLVRVICPNCKEAYDPSPALLKEIGIHPDEGEKIKLYHGIGCKKCSHTGYKGRIGVFEVMELNDEIRELILARESVHIIKEAAKRSGLITLREATIKKVLAGITTIEELIRVAFEEKATPYVPENVTPTAA